CGGGATCCAATAGGCCTGATTACTGTGGCTATCCAGGGTTCGGGCTCAATTGCAGTAACCAAATTCCGGAGATCACAATCACTCAATCGACATACAAAGTCCTTGCCATCAATAACCAGTCACGGACTATTAACGTTGCTAGAACAGATTACAGAGAAAATCTCTGTCCTACTCTCCTACTCAACACAACTTTGAATCCCAGTCTTCTGAATTACACAACGGATGATCATAACATAACAATCTACTATGGTTGCCCCGCTCAAGGTCCGCCTACTTCCCATCTCTTAACTCAGTTTCCATGCAGCATAAACACCACTGAGATGACGGGCTACTTTACAGCGACAGACGACTTCTCTTTCCTTGGTAACCTTGCTTCTAACTTAATCCGTTACCTGGAATCCTGCGACAACAGTGTTAAAGTTCAAGTACGTCAATCAGCTCTTGAGCCAATTATAGCAAATGCAACTGTAGCAAAGTTGCTTGGAGCTCTTAATCAAGGTTTTGGGCTGGTGTGGAATGCAAATGATACCTTATGTGATACATGCAATTCTTCTGGTGGTCAGTGTGGGTACGACCAGACAACTAAAGCATTCGCTTGCTATTGTGCCGATCAACCTCGAGATTTTAATTGCCTACCATCACCACCTAGTCAGTCAACAAGTACATCCTCTTTGCAGTTTCTTTCCTTGATGGCATAATAGGATTAATAGAGATAGCTCAAAAGTAGGAGGATCTTTGGTAATAGAAACAGGCGTGAAACATTCCTTTGAGTAGAGGTAGAAGCCTAGCCAACTATTAGGAATTACTCGTCATCCCCACTAGTCCAGGTTTTTCGTTTAGTAAACTTCAATTAGTCCAGGTTTTTCCTTCAACTGGTCCaggttttttgtttaataaactTCGATTAGTCCAGGTTCCTCCTTCAACTAGTCCAGGTTTCTTGTTTTCTGAAGTGCAACTAGCCATCCTACTCTTCTAAGCAGTCAAGGAATAAATTCATCTTTGCAGATATTTGCAAGTTCTACCGCAGTTTTCAAGTCTGGTCAGGTTTTAGCTTGCCATATTTTCGTCTTTGGTAATTTATGAGTTTGATAGCTTTCAAGTAAATGCTCCAATGATTTCAAGAATTCGATGCTTGAATTACTTTCAAAGGCTCAAAATTAGGATTCTTTCTTCAGTCTTGTGTTTTACTCTGGCCCTTTAGAGCTCCATCGGGTGATGGTTTGAGTACACAAAAGAATTCTACACCTTGTTCATGGAATTTTAACTAAATCTCAGTTAATCTGTGAGAGTTTTTGTCCATGCCTATTTCTTTAGTAGTTGTGTTTATTGCTTGCAAAAACTGAACAGTTCAATTACTCATAGTTTGTTTCCCctgttttctctgttttttccaTGTCTTTTTCGCCACTTTCTTAAccactgttattaaacctggcATTGTTCATGGGTTGATCCGGGATTTAGGGTAACTATGTGACTCTGTACTTTTCCCGGAtagagtttaataactatgttctCAATTGTGAACCTGCTTCCTTTTAATGTTGCCATTAGGCTGTATGTCTATCATCTGAATGaattcatgaattatttttgtattcaacaaataaaaactcaGATAGCCAATCTCATATTTTAGAAGTTAGTCCAATTTATCGTGCTTATTAACCAAGTGCCTACTGCCTACTGAAAATTCGTTTCAATGTGGTCATTAATGTTTCAACTGACGTTTCtcgctttcatttttttttcgcAGAGAAGATCTCTAACCCAGATTCACTTAAAATAGGTATAGTTCTGCTacacacacattaaaaaaaaaagaaaaacaaaaagctgAGCAGTTTTTTTGCCTACTTCCAGGACTTAGCATAGCAGGTACTGTTGTCGGTGTCTTTTTGGGATGCTGGATCATGACCATTATACAAcggaagagaagaaaagctgCCCTACTGAAAAGCAAAGACCTTCCTATAGCAGCTACTCCGTCAAGAAAAGGCCTTGCTACTTCAACTAACCTCTCTCAAACCACCCCTTCTCTTACCCCCTCAAAGTCTGACATTGGTAAGGGCAGTACCTACTTTGGAGTGCGGGTGTTCAGCTACAATGAACTTGAGGAAGCCACTAATTGTTTTGATTCTTCAAAAGAACTTGGAGATGGAGGGTTTGGCACTGTTTACTATGGTTagaagatgaaattattttattttgcagtaTTGTAACTTTGCATATAGTAACTTCTATGTTGACTCCTTTCTAAAGTTTAACGTAATTGCTTGAATGATCAGGAGTACTCAGGGATGGCCGTGTGGTTGCTGTCAAGCGCCTATATGAGAGCAACATGAGACGTGCTGAGCAGTTtatgaatgaaattgagatcCTAGCTCATTTGCGGCACATGAACCTGGTGGAACTCTATGGATGCACCTCAAGGCATAGCCGAGAGCTTCTACTTGTTTATGAATACATTCCTAATGGAACTGTCGCTGATCATCTTCATGGAAGACAGTCGAACTCTGGTTTGCTCACTTGGCCTTTTCGGTTGAGCATTGCTATAGAGACAGCCAGTGCACTTGCATACCTCCACGCTTCAGATGTCATACACCGTGATGTCAAAACCAATAACATTCTCCTAGACAACGACTTCCATGTGAAAGTGGCTGATTTTGGTTTGTCGAGATTGTTCCCAACTGATGTTACTCATGTATCGACTGCTCCACAAGGAACGCCTGGATATGTTGATCCGGAGTATTATCAATGCTACCAACTGACGGACAAGAGCGACGTTTACAGCTTTGGTGTGGTCTTGATTGAGCTGATATCAGCTTTAGAAGCAGTGGACACCAATAGGCATCGGCATGATATTAATTTGTCCATCATGGCagtgaaaaaaatccaaaaccatgCTTTAAATGAGTTGGTTGATCCATTTCTTGGATTTGACAAGGATTTCGTGGTGAGGAAGATGGTAACATCAGTTGCAGAATTAGCTTTCCGGTGTTTGCAACAACAGAGGGAAATGAGGCCTACTATGGAGGAAGTGTTGGAGATCCTGAGGagaattgagaaagaaaattacGGAGCAGAAAAGGCAGATGAATTGGATATTCGTGAGGATGATGTTGGTCTATTGAagcatcctcctcctccacttcAACTTTCACCAGATTCTATGAGTGATCAATTTTGAGCAAGCAGTTCTTCAACTACAACACCGCATTCCTACTAGTTGTAGAGATATCCTTATCCTTTGTGCTTAAAATATGTGAGTAGAAATTTCAAGTGTTGTACAATCAATGAGATTGAGTTTTACTATCTTCTCTTGGTTGGTATTGTTATGATGAAATAATCGCATGATTGATATGCTTGTGGACTGACATAGAACTTATAAATTATGCGGGAATTCGTGATTTTCTATCAGAAGGTTAACAGAACTACATTTGTACCAAATCCTCTAAAGCTAAATAAAGCaatgttgaagaagaaaaggaataaatCCATCAAGAGAATCAGAACAACATGCTGGAGCAAAATTTCTTCAGGTTGATTAATGTTCCGTACTTAATTGTGTGCATTATTATTTGATGCATCTTGGGATTAGGGATGAGAGCTCTCTAAAACTTGTATTATTCCAATACAATGAAACTTTTCCTCTTCGCCTATAGATGTAAGCATAGCAGAGTCACGTACGTAAAACACTATGTAGTAGATGtgtgattctttttctttaagctTGTTATGATTATTCTCCTTATCTAATTGAGGGATCCTTAACACTCACACTGCAAGAAGTgctgaaaacatttttttcatgtttctgaTCTTGATGTTTTAATGATAATACCATTAATGGCTTCAAACACAGCTTTGAGACAAGAGAATAGGTTGAAGCAGATGGGTGCAGCGTTCTTACATTGAAAGGCTGAAGATGAACAAGGAGAGGAAAAAGTATGCAAGATCGATATGTGATGGGAAAAAGGTGGTAGAGCAGTTGTCCATTTCAATTTCCTTGTATCTTCAGTGATAACTAAAACCAGCTTTTTGTTTCTTAAGAATGTTAATGTTTCCTGAAATTATAGCATGGATATGATTCTTCGTGTTGTCTCTTCGATCCCTCGTGGTGTTCTAGACGGCGTTTACTCCTGCATTGTGGAATGCGATCTTGCTGCCAATATCTTTGCAGTCCAATCTACTCGTATACTAATTGATGTAACATATAAAGCTAGggtttcttaatttctaaaattttatagccataaattaaagagaaaaaaactagaatctCTAAAGTTATAATCCTTAAGCTTAAGTGTAGAGAAAATTGCAGATAaacctcttatttattttaaaaacactttgtttcataaattatcttatgAAAAAATAGCTTATAAGATTGTTTACATATAAGAATAATGTCTTAAATagtaaaatcttaattaaatcaaaagcaaaaataattccaaaacaaaaaagaatatacttgttattttagaataatgtaataaaatttcaatttaatacaactataagataaaaataatatgcttGTTTTCATCAAATTACGCGTCGAACTCTTTAAGAATacttcaaaacctaaaaaaaattaaaataaaaaaataatacaataaaaattaattgtgataataacaataaagaTATATAATGCTACATGTCAAAAACATTGTAATTAAGGATTCAAATTCAATGTAAAACCACCACACGAGGTCTCAGGTTCAGCAATTGATGAACCTACCAAATGTTTAAGCAAGTTTTAAGGGGAAAAGAATATTtatcaaggaagaaaaaaaaaaggcaacagAAATTTTTAATGAACCGAACAAATGTTTGAAGAAGTTTCAAGGGAAAAAGAAGATTTATCACGAAAAAATGTCAAGAgaattatttatctaaaaataccTTTAATATTGCCGATATATGATAATAACATTACAATTACAAGATATACTAAAACGCCTAGAAAAAACACCATAGCCGAATCCATATTAGCCAaggtttttcctttcttttttgcctttgaactttttattattattattatatttttctataccCAAATTTATGACCACTTTATAAACATTtgttaaggaaagaaaaatttaacaattatggaccaaagtgtaaaataaaaagaaatctcatGGCCAATCTCAAATTTTCTAGAAAAAGTTATAGTTAGTCCCccactttctttttcttactttatagtccttttaattttttcaattttaattttgattcaaaaatttattttcttaatattccaATCTTTGAGTttgagacaaaaaaagaagaaaatcccTTGAAATGGTGAAGAAAATAGTTAAGTTGGTGAATGACCACTTTTCGACGATGAAATTTGATATTCTTGGTATCAATGTGTTCTATTTAACAAGATGAGTTTGATGGTGGTAGTTTTCTCTATATACATgcctaaaaaatagattaggctccatttagaatttttttgt
The DNA window shown above is from Populus trichocarpa isolate Nisqually-1 chromosome 4, P.trichocarpa_v4.1, whole genome shotgun sequence and carries:
- the LOC18097609 gene encoding LEAF RUST 10 DISEASE-RESISTANCE LOCUS RECEPTOR-LIKE PROTEIN KINASE-like 1.3 — translated: MNSLPFNPLFVKMRPHLLLAMSWFILFITIIFVCGFTLVFSADDERYLICRNLFDCGNIKGIGYPFSGSNRPDYCGYPGFGLNCSNQIPEITITQSTYKVLAINNQSRTINVARTDYRENLCPTLLLNTTLNPSLLNYTTDDHNITIYYGCPAQGPPTSHLLTQFPCSINTTEMTGYFTATDDFSFLGNLASNLIRYLESCDNSVKVQVRQSALEPIIANATVAKLLGALNQGFGLVWNANDTLCDTCNSSGGQCGYDQTTKAFACYCADQPRDFNCLPSPPSQSTKKISNPDSLKIGLSIAGTVVGVFLGCWIMTIIQRKRRKAALLKSKDLPIAATPSRKGLATSTNLSQTTPSLTPSKSDIGKGSTYFGVRVFSYNELEEATNCFDSSKELGDGGFGTVYYGVLRDGRVVAVKRLYESNMRRAEQFMNEIEILAHLRHMNLVELYGCTSRHSRELLLVYEYIPNGTVADHLHGRQSNSGLLTWPFRLSIAIETASALAYLHASDVIHRDVKTNNILLDNDFHVKVADFGLSRLFPTDVTHVSTAPQGTPGYVDPEYYQCYQLTDKSDVYSFGVVLIELISALEAVDTNRHRHDINLSIMAVKKIQNHALNELVDPFLGFDKDFVVRKMVTSVAELAFRCLQQQREMRPTMEEVLEILRRIEKENYGAEKADELDIREDDVGLLKHPPPPLQLSPDSMSDQF